In Methanotorris formicicus Mc-S-70, the sequence GCCCTAATCTCTAAGGTATCTCCAACAGCATTTAAGACAATATCTTCTTTATTAACTCCTGGAAGCATTGCTATAACTTTAACATGCTCGTCTCCTTCAATAACTGTGATTGGCATAAAACCTTTTCCAGAAACTTCTATTGATGTACCCCCTCCAATTTTGTATGTCATTCTTGATGCTCCAAATGGTGTCATAAACATTTCCATCATCATTTTTTCAATTTCTGAGAATGGATCTCTTCCAAACATATATTATCACCCCTATGTTAAAAAGTCTGTTTTTGATGTTATTTA encodes:
- a CDS encoding Hsp20/alpha crystallin family protein yields the protein MFGRDPFSEIEKMMMEMFMTPFGASRMTYKIGGGTSIEVSGKGFMPITVIEGDEHVKVIAMLPGVNKEDIVLNAVGDTLEIRAKRQPLMITESERIIYSEIPEDEEIYRTIKLPATVKEENASAKFENGMLIATLPKAEKSIKKGINIE